From the genome of Acidobacteriota bacterium, one region includes:
- the recG gene encoding ATP-dependent DNA helicase RecG yields MAGPDDYLQTPLQFLKGVGPRRAAEFRRAGLHTIEDLLYRFPFRYEDRARFAPIADLRPGEFASLSGEVVTTTVRPTRRPRFKIFEMLVRDASGVAKAVYFNQPFMRDVFHPGQQVILYGKAERLGARGIQIVNPHYEIVRGEADEDAPAEEATIHTGRIVPVHERIGSLTPNVQRTLVYRALQNLPAGLPDPLPAEIRARHSLPPRHAALRQTHFPDEAEGIDRLNAFRTPAQIRMIVEEFFFFQVGVLLRRRDLADERKPRSVVITDAIRDSVRQVLPFKLTAGQKRAIKEIVEDMERPSPMNRLLQGDVGAGKTIVALIAAVVAMENGFQVAFMAPTEILADQHYITIRRLLDRSRFRVAALTGSTPAKKKREVMAELASGAVHLAVGTHALVEQAVAFRELGLVIIDEQHRFGVLQRAELRAKGLSPDVLVMTATPIPRTLALTTYGDLDVSVIRDMPPGRKPIETTVRPESRRHEVYEFVRAQVELGRQAYVVYPLIEESEKVDLKAATAMADHLATDIFPELRVALLHGRLKQDAKDRVMHAFARGEYDILVSTTVVEVGVDVPNATVMVIEHAERFGLSQLHQLRGRVGRGAHQSSCILLYQYPLGEDAEVRLRAIASTTDGFVLAEKDLELRGPGDFFGTRQSGAPLLRVGDLVRDFGIMEDARREAVDWLARGDAARPVADHVRATWARRFGLVGVG; encoded by the coding sequence GTGGCTGGCCCTGACGACTACCTCCAGACGCCGCTGCAATTCCTGAAAGGCGTCGGTCCGCGGCGCGCGGCGGAGTTCCGCCGCGCCGGGCTCCACACGATCGAGGACCTGCTGTACCGCTTTCCGTTCCGGTACGAGGACCGCGCGCGCTTTGCGCCGATTGCGGACCTCAGGCCGGGCGAGTTCGCCAGCCTCAGCGGGGAAGTCGTCACCACGACGGTACGCCCCACGCGGCGGCCGCGCTTCAAGATTTTCGAGATGCTCGTGCGCGACGCGAGCGGCGTCGCCAAGGCCGTGTACTTCAACCAGCCGTTCATGCGCGACGTGTTCCACCCGGGCCAGCAGGTGATTCTCTACGGGAAGGCGGAGCGGCTCGGCGCCCGCGGCATCCAGATCGTGAATCCGCACTACGAGATCGTGCGAGGGGAGGCCGACGAGGACGCGCCCGCCGAAGAGGCCACGATTCACACCGGCCGGATCGTGCCCGTCCACGAAAGGATCGGGTCGCTGACGCCGAACGTCCAGCGCACGCTCGTGTACCGCGCGCTGCAGAACCTGCCGGCCGGCCTGCCCGACCCGCTGCCCGCCGAGATTCGGGCGCGGCACTCGCTGCCGCCCCGGCACGCGGCGTTGCGCCAGACTCATTTCCCCGATGAGGCAGAGGGGATCGATCGCCTGAACGCGTTCCGGACGCCGGCGCAGATCCGGATGATCGTCGAGGAGTTCTTCTTCTTCCAGGTGGGCGTGCTGCTCCGCCGTCGCGACCTCGCGGACGAGCGCAAGCCGCGCTCCGTCGTGATCACCGACGCGATCCGCGACAGCGTTCGGCAGGTCCTGCCGTTCAAGCTGACGGCCGGCCAGAAGCGCGCGATCAAGGAGATCGTCGAGGACATGGAACGCCCCTCGCCGATGAACCGCCTCCTCCAGGGAGACGTGGGTGCGGGCAAGACGATCGTCGCGCTCATCGCCGCCGTCGTCGCGATGGAGAACGGGTTCCAGGTCGCGTTCATGGCGCCGACCGAAATCCTCGCCGACCAGCACTACATCACGATTCGTCGGCTGCTCGATCGGTCGCGCTTTCGCGTCGCCGCGCTGACCGGATCCACGCCGGCGAAGAAGAAGCGGGAGGTGATGGCGGAACTGGCCTCCGGCGCGGTGCACCTGGCCGTCGGCACGCACGCGCTCGTCGAGCAGGCCGTGGCGTTCCGCGAGCTGGGCCTCGTGATCATCGACGAGCAGCATCGGTTCGGCGTCCTGCAGCGGGCCGAGCTGCGCGCGAAGGGGCTGTCGCCGGACGTGCTCGTCATGACCGCGACCCCCATTCCGCGCACCCTCGCACTGACGACCTACGGCGACCTCGACGTCTCGGTGATCCGCGACATGCCGCCCGGGCGCAAGCCGATCGAGACGACCGTCCGACCCGAGTCGCGCCGCCACGAGGTGTACGAGTTCGTGCGCGCGCAGGTCGAACTGGGCCGGCAGGCGTATGTCGTCTACCCGCTGATCGAGGAGTCGGAGAAGGTGGATCTGAAGGCGGCGACCGCGATGGCCGACCACCTCGCCACGGATATCTTCCCCGAGCTGCGGGTCGCGCTGCTGCACGGGCGGCTGAAGCAGGACGCGAAGGACCGGGTGATGCACGCCTTCGCGCGCGGCGAGTATGACATCCTCGTCTCCACCACGGTTGTGGAAGTAGGGGTCGACGTGCCGAACGCCACGGTCATGGTCATCGAGCACGCCGAGCGTTTCGGCCTCTCGCAGCTCCATCAGCTGCGCGGGCGGGTCGGCCGCGGCGCGCACCAGTCGTCGTGCATCCTGCTGTATCAGTACCCGCTCGGCGAAGACGCGGAAGTCCGGCTCCGGGCGATCGCCTCCACGACGGACGGGTTCGTGCTGGCCGAGAAAGACCTCGAGCTGCGGGGCCCCGGCGACTTTTTCGGCACGCGGCAGTCCGGCGCCCCGCTGCTGCGCGTCGGTGACCTGGTGCGCGACTTCGGGATCATGGAAGATGCACGCCGCGAAGCCGTGGACTGGCTGGCGCGCGGCGACGCGGCGCGCCCCGTGGCCGACCACGTTCGCGCCACCTGGGCGCGGCGCTTCGGCCTGGTCGGCGTGGGATGA
- the rsmD gene encoding 16S rRNA (guanine(966)-N(2))-methyltransferase RsmD produces the protein MARVLCVLRAEGSRSMRVIAGEFKGRRLDAPKWEGLRPTSDKLRETLFNVLAPRVEGARVIDGFAGTGAVGIEALSRGAAHVAFIERDPRALRLIRENLARCGTAADRYVIIRADFLSPRDWGSVAPADLGLLDPPYDLEDVDLALASVAPRLLPAGVVVLEHARRRESPARAGGLHRVRVLTSGDSALSFYEST, from the coding sequence ATGGCCCGAGTGCTCTGCGTCCTGCGCGCCGAAGGCTCCCGATCTATGCGCGTGATTGCCGGTGAGTTCAAGGGGCGGCGCCTGGACGCGCCGAAGTGGGAGGGACTGCGCCCCACGTCGGACAAATTGCGCGAGACGCTGTTCAACGTGCTGGCCCCCCGCGTGGAGGGGGCGCGGGTCATCGACGGGTTTGCCGGCACGGGCGCCGTGGGCATCGAGGCGCTCAGCCGCGGTGCCGCGCACGTCGCGTTCATCGAGCGGGACCCGCGGGCGCTGCGGCTCATCCGCGAAAATCTCGCGCGGTGCGGGACGGCGGCGGACCGGTATGTTATTATCCGCGCCGATTTCCTTTCACCGCGGGACTGGGGTTCCGTGGCGCCGGCCGATCTGGGGCTGCTCGATCCACCGTATGATCTGGAAGACGTGGACCTGGCGCTCGCGTCCGTGGCGCCGCGTCTCCTGCCGGCAGGCGTCGTCGTGCTGGAGCACGCGAGGCGGCGCGAGTCACCGGCACGCGCGGGCGGCCTGCACCGCGTGCGGGTGCTGACATCGGGCGACAGCGCGCTGTCGTTCTACGAGAGCACATGA
- the coaD gene encoding pantetheine-phosphate adenylyltransferase has product MREPVIAIYPGSFDPLTNGHTDIIQRGAKLFDRIIVAILVNVEKAPLFSVAERIEICRDAFEGQPNVEVDTFDGLLVEYVRRKRAKVIVRGLRAISDFEYELQMALMNRRLNTDVETVFMMPAEPYTYVSSRLVKEVVALGGSVEGLVPPGVEARLRAKHLATTTRNA; this is encoded by the coding sequence ATGAGAGAACCCGTGATCGCCATTTATCCCGGCTCCTTCGACCCCCTGACCAACGGGCACACCGACATCATCCAGCGCGGCGCGAAGCTGTTCGACCGCATCATCGTCGCGATCCTCGTCAACGTCGAGAAGGCGCCCCTCTTCTCCGTGGCGGAGCGCATCGAGATCTGCCGCGACGCGTTCGAGGGACAGCCGAACGTCGAGGTCGACACGTTCGACGGCCTGCTGGTGGAGTACGTCCGGCGCAAGCGCGCGAAGGTGATCGTCCGCGGGCTCCGCGCGATCTCGGACTTCGAGTACGAGCTGCAGATGGCGCTCATGAATCGCCGGCTGAACACGGACGTGGAGACGGTGTTCATGATGCCGGCCGAGCCCTATACGTACGTCAGCTCACGCCTCGTCAAGGAAGTCGTGGCGCTCGGCGGATCGGTGGAAGGGCTCGTGCCCCCCGGCGTCGAGGCGCGCCTGCGCGCCAAACACCTCGCCACCACGACACGAAACGCATAA
- a CDS encoding pyridoxal phosphate-dependent aminotransferase — protein sequence MPHLADRMSKVEASPTLKVAAEAERLRAQGVDIVDLGAGEPDFPTPAHVVAAAQQALTAQFTKYTTNVGIHELRQAIVDRYREWYGVSYTPAEVIVTAGGKQALYNAALALFGSGDHVITHSPGWPTIPEQIKLADAQAVIVRARQEDGFRLHATDFVAAITPRTRGIVINSPTNPTGAMMSEEDLSQIADEAARRDIWIVLDLCYERLIYDPVPHNLAAVLAGRLRDRTILCGSMSKAYAMTGWRCGWAIGPAEVIKACSAIQSNATSNVNSIAQKAAVAALRGPQDCVTAMLDEYRTRRDAMVALLAADPRLRVVPPSGAFYLFVDVSELLSPDGVRTSAGLAQALLDDARVVLTPGEAFDAPGFVRISYATSMDRLQEGARRIHAFVRDRLGAPAA from the coding sequence ATGCCACATCTCGCCGACCGGATGTCCAAGGTAGAAGCGTCGCCAACCCTCAAGGTGGCGGCAGAGGCCGAACGCCTGCGCGCGCAGGGGGTCGACATCGTCGACCTCGGCGCCGGGGAGCCTGACTTTCCCACGCCCGCGCACGTCGTGGCGGCGGCGCAGCAGGCGCTCACCGCGCAGTTCACGAAGTACACGACCAACGTGGGCATCCACGAGCTGCGACAGGCCATCGTCGACCGCTATCGCGAGTGGTACGGCGTGTCCTACACGCCGGCGGAAGTCATCGTGACCGCCGGCGGGAAACAGGCGCTCTACAACGCGGCGCTGGCGCTGTTCGGCTCCGGCGACCACGTCATCACGCACTCACCCGGCTGGCCGACGATCCCCGAGCAGATCAAGCTGGCCGACGCGCAGGCGGTGATCGTGCGGGCGCGGCAGGAGGACGGCTTCCGGCTGCACGCGACGGACTTTGTGGCGGCGATCACCCCGCGCACGCGCGGCATCGTCATCAACTCGCCGACCAACCCGACCGGCGCGATGATGTCGGAGGAGGACCTCTCGCAGATTGCCGACGAGGCCGCGCGCCGCGATATCTGGATCGTGCTGGACCTCTGCTACGAACGGCTGATTTACGACCCGGTGCCGCACAACCTGGCCGCGGTGCTCGCCGGGAGGCTGCGCGATCGCACGATTCTGTGCGGGTCCATGTCGAAGGCGTACGCGATGACGGGATGGCGCTGCGGCTGGGCGATCGGCCCGGCGGAGGTCATCAAGGCGTGCTCGGCGATTCAGAGCAATGCCACGTCCAACGTGAACTCGATTGCGCAGAAGGCCGCGGTCGCGGCGCTGCGTGGGCCGCAGGACTGCGTCACCGCGATGCTCGACGAGTACCGCACGCGCCGCGACGCCATGGTCGCGCTCCTCGCGGCAGACCCGCGCCTTCGTGTCGTGCCCCCCTCGGGAGCGTTCTACCTGTTCGTCGATGTCTCGGAGTTGCTCTCGCCCGACGGCGTCCGGACGTCGGCAGGCCTGGCACAGGCGTTGCTCGACGACGCCCGGGTCGTGCTGACGCCCGGGGAAGCCTTCGACGCGCCCGGCTTCGTGAGGATCTCGTACGCCACGTCGATGGACCGCCTGCAGGAAGGCGCGCGCCGTATTCATGCCTTCGTGCGCGATCGGCTCGGCGCCCCCGCCGCGTGA
- a CDS encoding FAD-binding protein: protein MISADTAAALEAIVGTGHVLRDDASRLSYGTDGTRRAAPADLVVLPAGTQEVSAIARVCDARKIPLVPRGAGTGYSGGAVPIRGGIVVSLERLNRIIEIDEHDLVAVVEPCVITSDLQNAVERIGLFYPPDPASLRESSIGGNIAENAGGPRGFKYGTTGRYVLGLEAVLPTGEIIRTGGRTVKNVVGYDLTSLIVGSEGTLAIVTQAILRLLPKPAANATVRAGFRDVAAAAGGVDALLGARVVPAAIELIDGACLGTAGATLLIEVDGQPEAVEGEAERVAGACRAAGASSVDRARTAEERDQLWRVRRELSPGLKQIAPVKVNNDIVVPRGEIPELFAFLARLAKEHDVRIPCFGHAGDGNIHVNIMVEDTAEARARARAAEQKLFEEVVRLGGALTGEHGIGFVKSPFLRLQLSDDEIVLMKRIKAAFDPNGILNPGKIFPGE from the coding sequence GTGATCTCCGCGGACACCGCCGCCGCCCTCGAGGCGATCGTCGGCACCGGCCACGTGCTGCGTGACGACGCCAGTCGCCTGAGCTACGGCACGGACGGCACCAGACGCGCCGCTCCGGCCGATCTTGTCGTGCTCCCGGCCGGCACCCAGGAGGTCTCCGCAATCGCGCGGGTGTGCGATGCGCGGAAGATCCCGCTCGTGCCGCGCGGCGCCGGCACCGGCTATTCGGGCGGTGCCGTTCCGATCCGGGGCGGCATCGTCGTGTCGCTCGAGCGTCTGAACCGCATCATCGAAATCGACGAGCACGACCTGGTCGCGGTCGTGGAGCCGTGCGTCATCACGAGCGATCTCCAGAACGCCGTGGAGCGGATCGGCCTGTTCTATCCGCCCGACCCTGCAAGCCTTCGTGAAAGCTCCATTGGGGGCAACATCGCGGAGAACGCCGGCGGCCCGCGCGGCTTCAAGTACGGCACGACGGGGCGCTACGTGCTCGGGCTCGAGGCGGTGCTTCCGACCGGCGAGATCATCCGGACCGGCGGCCGGACCGTGAAGAACGTGGTCGGGTACGACCTGACCAGCCTCATCGTGGGCTCGGAGGGCACGCTCGCCATCGTGACCCAAGCGATCCTCCGCCTGCTGCCGAAGCCGGCGGCCAATGCCACCGTGCGCGCCGGCTTTCGCGACGTCGCCGCGGCGGCCGGCGGCGTGGACGCGCTGCTCGGCGCCCGCGTGGTGCCGGCGGCCATCGAGCTGATCGACGGCGCGTGCCTGGGCACCGCCGGGGCCACGCTGCTCATCGAGGTGGACGGGCAGCCGGAGGCGGTGGAGGGCGAAGCGGAGCGCGTCGCCGGGGCGTGCCGCGCGGCGGGCGCGTCGAGCGTCGATCGCGCGCGCACCGCGGAGGAGCGCGACCAACTGTGGCGCGTTCGGCGCGAATTGTCGCCAGGGCTGAAGCAGATCGCGCCGGTGAAGGTGAACAACGACATCGTCGTTCCCAGGGGAGAGATCCCCGAGTTGTTCGCGTTTCTTGCGCGGCTGGCGAAGGAGCATGACGTGCGCATCCCGTGCTTCGGCCACGCAGGGGATGGCAACATCCACGTGAACATCATGGTGGAGGACACCGCGGAGGCGCGCGCGCGGGCCAGGGCCGCCGAGCAGAAGTTGTTCGAGGAGGTCGTCCGCCTCGGCGGTGCGCTCACCGGGGAGCACGGGATCGGGTTCGTGAAGAGCCCGTTCCTGCGCCTTCAGCTCTCCGACGACGAGATCGTGCTGATGAAGCGGATCAAAGCGGCGTTCGATCCGAATGGGATCCTGAATCCCGGCAAGATCTTCCCGGGGGAATAA
- the amrS gene encoding AmmeMemoRadiSam system radical SAM enzyme: MATLKDVLVERTHEAAPELVERIDDKRLRCYSCGHECPIPEGALGVCKVRFVRDGTLHVPWGYVGGVQCDPIEKKPFFHVRPGALAYSFGMLGCDLHCSYCQNWVTSQALRDPNAIAPPMEVDPGALVADAQRQGGKVVVSTYNEPLITSEWAVEIFRHVKRAGLMTGYVSNGNGTPRVLEYIRPWVDLYKVDLKSFDDKHYRQLGGRLQPILDTIRRLHAMDFWVEIVTLLIAGFNDSDDELERLTAFVASVSPDIPWHVTAFHPDYKMTDPPATTPDMLLHAAQIGRRNGLRYVYTGNLPGSVGENENTRCHACGETLIERFGYYIRSYRLTEEGACPRCATKIPGRWASRFDGQITSRPFLAGRALRT, encoded by the coding sequence ATGGCGACGCTCAAGGATGTGCTGGTCGAGCGTACGCACGAGGCGGCGCCCGAACTGGTCGAGCGGATCGACGACAAACGGCTGCGCTGCTATTCCTGCGGGCACGAGTGTCCGATCCCCGAAGGGGCGCTCGGCGTCTGCAAGGTCCGCTTCGTCCGCGACGGCACGCTGCACGTGCCCTGGGGCTACGTGGGCGGCGTGCAGTGCGACCCCATCGAGAAGAAACCGTTCTTCCACGTGCGTCCCGGCGCCCTCGCCTACAGCTTCGGCATGCTCGGGTGCGATCTTCATTGCTCCTACTGCCAGAACTGGGTGACGTCGCAGGCGCTGCGCGACCCGAACGCGATTGCGCCCCCGATGGAGGTCGATCCCGGGGCGCTCGTCGCCGACGCGCAGCGCCAGGGGGGCAAGGTCGTCGTCTCGACGTATAACGAACCGCTCATCACCAGCGAATGGGCGGTCGAGATTTTCAGGCATGTCAAGCGCGCGGGGTTGATGACGGGGTACGTGTCGAACGGCAACGGCACGCCGCGGGTGCTCGAGTATATCCGGCCCTGGGTCGACCTCTACAAGGTCGATCTCAAGAGCTTCGACGACAAGCACTACCGGCAGCTCGGCGGCCGCCTCCAGCCGATCCTCGACACGATCAGGCGACTGCACGCCATGGACTTCTGGGTCGAGATCGTCACGCTGCTGATTGCCGGTTTCAACGACTCGGACGATGAACTGGAGCGGCTCACCGCGTTTGTCGCATCCGTGTCGCCGGACATTCCCTGGCACGTGACGGCGTTTCACCCGGATTACAAGATGACCGACCCGCCCGCGACGACCCCCGACATGCTGTTGCACGCCGCGCAGATCGGCCGGCGGAACGGCTTGCGGTACGTCTACACGGGGAATCTGCCGGGGAGCGTGGGTGAGAACGAGAACACGAGGTGTCACGCGTGCGGCGAAACCCTGATCGAGCGGTTCGGGTACTACATTCGCTCGTATCGCCTGACCGAAGAGGGAGCGTGTCCCCGGTGCGCGACGAAGATCCCGGGGCGATGGGCATCGCGCTTCGACGGGCAGATCACGTCGCGCCCGTTCCTGGCGGGGAGGGCGCTGCGAACATAA
- a CDS encoding CoA-binding protein, whose amino-acid sequence MSKIVAVIGASSNRRKFGNKAVRAFRHKGFTVIPVNPNEAEVEGTKTVASVLDIAGPVDMVTVYVPPQVGVRVMEEIARKGVRDVWLNPGADGGQVIDRARELGIEPTVACSIVGIGESPSQY is encoded by the coding sequence ATGTCCAAGATCGTCGCAGTGATCGGCGCGTCGAGCAACCGCCGGAAGTTTGGCAACAAGGCCGTCCGCGCGTTCCGCCACAAGGGGTTCACCGTGATCCCCGTCAACCCGAACGAGGCGGAAGTGGAGGGCACGAAGACCGTCGCGTCGGTCCTCGATATTGCGGGCCCGGTCGACATGGTCACCGTATACGTCCCGCCGCAGGTCGGCGTCCGGGTGATGGAGGAGATCGCCCGTAAGGGGGTCAGAGACGTCTGGTTGAATCCGGGGGCGGATGGCGGGCAGGTCATCGACCGCGCTCGCGAGCTGGGGATTGAACCCACCGTCGCATGCAGCATCGTCGGGATCGGCGAGAGTCCCTCGCAGTACTGA
- a CDS encoding CoA activase, giving the protein MSDGSARFILGIDLGSTTIKGVLVDARSGEHLWRQYERHEARLAEKLLSVLAALQRDPGIAPGNCRVFATGTGAGALAPAIGARFVQEVHAISLVVERRHPDAGTVAELGGQDAKIVVFRPGEGGRRKKLPSMNDKCAGGTGAVIDKIAAKLNIAPAALAEQRYSGIRLHPIPGKCGGFAETDITGLLKQGIPAAELIASLFDAIVLQNLSVLTRGYVLQPKVLLLGGPHAFLRGLREAWQQRIAEMWRERGVSPPDGLSIEELVFAPPHAEYYGAMGAVEFGLTEEAGEGEYRGCAPLEDVIRAGRSERRDRAAPRALVASAGERDAFLRQYLPRPFVAPSFRRGERVPAFLGLDAGSTSTKGVLLSPAGDVLAKAYRLSLGNPIEDAMAIIALLRQPIERPGARIDVRGAGTTGYAKDILRDVLRADVAIAETVAHTESAKQRYRDPHVIVDVGGQDIKLIVLKEGRVKDFRLNTQCSAGNGYFLQATSESFGVPVEQYAEMAFSARAMPLFGYGCAVFLQSDIVTFLRHGWTTAEILAGLAAVLPKNVFQYVARVPNLARLGTRFILQGGTQRNLAAVKAEVDFIRESFARSEAEPDIVVHEHAGECGAIGAALEAIRVVEAGRGTTFIGLDTVGRIRYHTTRGEETRCRFCRNACIRTFIDISTGDGEARRVIVAACEKGAQEDLAAFRAAHATEKRTRTDNPDFVEIAGREVWAPQHPPLVADPPNGFAWLPRARRRAARAAGRGGLRIGIPRVLNFYSYAPLFSAYFASLGVDSRNVVYSDFTSADLYRTGSGRGSIDPCFPSKVAIAHVHNLLAVKHKRARLDCVFFPMFDVLDSPLVGTRAQNACPTVAATPRTVWAAFTKEADAFAQAGIVYVDPLLNLADRACFGLQMRDAWGAVLGLSRDENARAVNAGFAAFDAFWSGLRARARTALDRLEGERRIGIVVLGRPYHHDPGINHGILEELQKRGYTIFSQTTLPRDDDLLERLFGDEVREGVIRHALDISDVWKHSTSENTNQKIWAAKFVARHPNLVALEFSSFKCGHDAPVYSAIEEIVEAAGRPYLAFKDLDENQAAGAIKLRVETIDYFLKRYRDVAMGEAQGRERLEALLV; this is encoded by the coding sequence ATGAGCGACGGATCGGCGCGCTTCATCCTCGGCATCGATCTCGGCTCCACCACGATCAAAGGCGTGCTCGTCGATGCGCGGTCCGGCGAGCATCTCTGGCGGCAGTACGAGCGGCACGAGGCCCGGCTCGCGGAGAAGCTGCTGTCGGTTCTCGCCGCCCTCCAGCGCGATCCGGGCATCGCGCCCGGCAACTGCCGGGTGTTTGCCACTGGAACGGGCGCCGGCGCGCTGGCGCCCGCGATCGGTGCGCGGTTCGTGCAGGAAGTCCACGCCATCTCGCTGGTCGTCGAGCGCCGGCACCCGGATGCCGGCACGGTGGCGGAACTCGGCGGCCAGGACGCCAAGATTGTCGTGTTCAGGCCCGGTGAAGGAGGGCGGCGCAAGAAGCTGCCCTCGATGAACGACAAGTGCGCGGGGGGCACCGGCGCGGTCATCGACAAGATCGCGGCGAAGCTGAACATCGCGCCGGCCGCTCTCGCCGAACAGCGGTACAGCGGGATCCGGCTGCACCCGATCCCCGGCAAGTGCGGAGGCTTTGCCGAGACCGACATCACCGGCCTTCTCAAGCAGGGCATACCCGCCGCCGAGCTGATCGCGTCCCTGTTCGACGCGATTGTGCTGCAGAACCTGTCCGTGCTCACCCGCGGCTACGTCCTGCAGCCGAAGGTCCTGCTCCTGGGCGGCCCGCACGCGTTCCTCCGAGGGCTGCGCGAGGCGTGGCAGCAGCGGATCGCGGAGATGTGGCGCGAGCGGGGCGTGAGCCCACCCGACGGGCTTTCGATCGAGGAGCTGGTTTTCGCGCCGCCGCACGCCGAGTACTACGGCGCCATGGGCGCGGTGGAGTTCGGGCTCACCGAGGAAGCGGGCGAAGGGGAGTACAGAGGCTGCGCGCCACTCGAGGACGTGATCCGCGCGGGGCGGAGCGAGCGGCGGGATCGTGCCGCCCCCCGCGCGCTCGTGGCCTCGGCCGGCGAACGCGACGCGTTCCTCCGGCAATATCTCCCGAGGCCGTTCGTGGCCCCCTCCTTCCGGCGCGGCGAACGCGTGCCCGCCTTTCTCGGGCTGGATGCCGGCTCGACGTCCACCAAAGGCGTGCTGCTCTCTCCCGCGGGGGACGTCCTGGCCAAGGCGTACCGCCTGTCGCTCGGAAATCCCATCGAGGACGCGATGGCGATCATCGCGCTTCTCCGCCAGCCAATCGAGCGACCGGGCGCGCGCATCGACGTCCGCGGCGCGGGCACCACGGGGTACGCCAAGGACATCCTGCGCGACGTGCTGCGTGCCGACGTGGCGATCGCCGAAACCGTGGCGCACACCGAGTCGGCGAAGCAGCGATACCGCGACCCGCACGTCATCGTGGACGTCGGAGGGCAGGACATCAAGTTGATCGTGCTGAAGGAGGGGCGCGTCAAGGACTTCCGCCTGAACACGCAGTGCTCTGCGGGGAACGGCTACTTCCTGCAGGCCACGTCGGAGTCGTTCGGCGTGCCCGTGGAGCAGTACGCCGAGATGGCGTTTTCCGCCAGGGCGATGCCGCTTTTCGGGTACGGCTGCGCCGTGTTCCTGCAGTCGGACATCGTCACGTTCCTGCGCCACGGCTGGACCACCGCGGAGATTCTCGCCGGGCTCGCGGCCGTGCTGCCGAAAAACGTGTTCCAGTACGTCGCGCGCGTGCCCAACCTGGCCCGGCTCGGGACGCGCTTCATCCTGCAGGGGGGCACGCAGCGGAACCTGGCGGCCGTGAAGGCGGAAGTGGATTTCATCCGGGAGAGCTTCGCCCGGTCCGAGGCCGAGCCGGACATCGTCGTCCACGAGCATGCCGGCGAGTGCGGCGCGATCGGGGCGGCGCTCGAGGCGATTCGCGTCGTGGAGGCGGGCCGCGGCACGACGTTCATCGGCCTCGACACGGTTGGGCGCATCCGCTATCACACGACGCGCGGCGAGGAGACCCGGTGCCGCTTCTGCCGGAACGCGTGCATCCGGACGTTCATCGACATCAGCACCGGCGACGGCGAGGCGCGGCGGGTGATCGTGGCCGCGTGCGAGAAGGGCGCGCAGGAGGACCTGGCCGCGTTCCGCGCCGCCCATGCGACGGAGAAGAGGACCAGGACCGACAACCCGGACTTCGTCGAGATCGCGGGGCGCGAGGTGTGGGCGCCGCAGCACCCGCCGCTCGTCGCGGATCCGCCGAACGGCTTCGCGTGGCTGCCGCGTGCGCGGCGGCGGGCCGCCCGCGCGGCGGGCCGCGGCGGGCTGCGGATCGGCATCCCGCGCGTATTGAATTTCTACTCGTACGCTCCCCTCTTCAGCGCGTACTTCGCCAGCCTGGGGGTCGACTCGCGGAACGTCGTGTACTCGGACTTCACCTCCGCGGACCTGTATCGTACGGGCTCGGGTCGAGGGAGCATCGACCCCTGCTTTCCGTCGAAGGTGGCGATCGCGCACGTGCACAACCTGTTGGCGGTCAAGCACAAGCGCGCGCGGCTCGACTGCGTCTTCTTCCCGATGTTCGACGTGCTCGACTCGCCGCTGGTGGGCACGCGTGCGCAGAACGCGTGCCCCACCGTCGCCGCAACGCCGCGCACGGTGTGGGCGGCGTTCACCAAGGAGGCGGACGCGTTTGCGCAGGCGGGTATCGTGTACGTCGATCCGCTGCTGAACCTCGCGGACCGTGCGTGCTTCGGGCTGCAGATGCGCGATGCCTGGGGGGCGGTGCTCGGGCTGTCACGCGACGAGAACGCGCGCGCGGTGAACGCCGGCTTCGCGGCGTTCGACGCGTTCTGGAGCGGCCTGCGTGCCCGGGCACGCACCGCGCTCGATCGCCTCGAAGGCGAGCGGCGGATCGGCATCGTCGTGCTCGGGCGCCCGTACCATCACGATCCGGGCATCAATCACGGCATCCTGGAGGAGCTGCAGAAGCGCGGCTACACGATCTTCTCGCAGACCACCCTGCCGCGAGACGACGACCTGCTGGAGCGGCTGTTCGGCGACGAGGTGCGCGAGGGCGTGATCCGGCACGCGCTGGACATCTCCGACGTGTGGAAGCACAGCACGTCGGAGAACACGAACCAGAAGATCTGGGCGGCGAAGTTCGTCGCGCGCCACCCGAACCTCGTCGCGTTGGAGTTCTCGAGTTTCAAGTGCGGCCATGATGCGCCGGTCTACTCGGCGATCGAGGAGATCGTTGAGGCGGCGGGCCGCCCGTACCTGGCGTTCAAGGACCTCGACGAGAACCAGGCGGCCGGCGCGATCAAGCTGCGCGTGGAGACGATCGACTATTTCCTGAAGCGCTACCGCGACGTCGCGATGGGCGAAGCGCAAGGTCGCGAGCGTCTCGAGGCGCTGCTCGTCTAG